A genome region from Aliivibrio salmonicida LFI1238 includes the following:
- the uspB gene encoding universal stress protein UspB → MVSGDLILLALFSVTSLNVIRYFSTLKTLLFIMREAHPLLYQQVDGRGFFTTHGNIGKQSKLFHYLWQEEYLNHHDTLFVFKCEKARYLFMLSSALLFVTVAVFFLVISLGI, encoded by the coding sequence ATGGTAAGTGGCGATCTTATTTTATTGGCGTTGTTTTCGGTTACAAGTCTGAATGTGATCCGTTATTTCAGTACACTCAAAACTCTTCTCTTTATTATGCGTGAAGCGCATCCTCTGTTGTACCAACAAGTTGATGGCCGTGGTTTTTTTACCACTCATGGCAATATCGGCAAACAAAGCAAATTATTTCATTATTTATGGCAAGAAGAGTATTTAAATCATCACGATACACTTTTTGTATTTAAGTGTGAGAAAGCGCGTTATCTCTTCATGTTATCGAGTGCTTTGCTTTTCGTTACCGTCGCGGTGTTTTTCTTGGTAATTAGTTTGGGCATCTAG